DNA from Terriglobia bacterium:
CTGGCGGCAAGAAGGAATGGAAAGTCTAGTAAATCCAGCAGCTTACGGGCGTCCAACGGGCGTAAATTGCTGCACCACAAGGTCAAGAAGGGTGAGACTTTGGTGAGCATCGCCAGCCGCTACAACACCAGCGTCGCCACCCTCCGCCGCGACAACAGGGTATCCAGCCTGAAGGCCGGCGACGTACTCGTCATACGCACGCCATAGCAGATTCCCCCGCGCACATCTCCCACTTTGGGCGGCATCCATCTCTGAGCTTGGTCCTTGACAAGAAAATTGCTGTGCTATAATCCGCCGCGGTTTTTGCTTGCATTCATCGGTTCTGTTGTCTGTTTTTACCGGGCACAACGCGAGCTGCCTGGGTGCGATGACGCCCCGCTCGCCAAACTTGGAGGAAACATGTTCGACGACATCACCCTTTACGGACGGGATGACGAAATGGATGAATTCGGCGAGGCCGGCTCCTACGGCGAGAACTTGGAAGAGGATTTCGAGGAAGAAGAGGAAGAGGAGGAAGAGCCGGCGGGCGCCCTGACCTCAACTCCGAGCGGCGCAGGCATCGCGACCGGCGGCGCCCCGTCGGGGGGGGAGGCTGCCGCCGTTGGCGGCGGGAAACCTACAAAAGCGGCCCGCAAGAAAGCCGGCGAGAAAAAGAAGGCCGCCGCCGCGCCGAAGAAGAGCGTCGCGAAAAAGAAAGCCGCCGCCGCGCCGAAGAAGAGCGTCGCGAAAAAGAAAGCCGCCAGTGCGAAAAAGAGAGGCGCCGCCGCGCCCAAGAAGGGCGGAGGCAAGAAGAAAGGCGCTGCCCGCAAGAAAAGTGGCGCGAAGAAGAAGGGCGGGCGCCGCTAGACGCAAGGTGTGGCACACGCACCCTCGCGTGTTCAGCCTCGCGATCTGAGATCCATTGCAGGTTATATAGCCAAGCCGCGAATAGTTCGCGGCTTTTGTAGTTCCGCGCAAACCCTCCGCTCAAGCCCGCCCGGGCGCCAGCGCGCTGATCGCAGCTCAGAACTCGACATTTGCAACCCGCTACTTCTTCCCCTGCACCGCATTCAAACACCGGCCGTAGAGATCCAGCAGATGGTCGACATATTCGGACGGCTTCACCGGTTGGCCGCCTTGGAATCCGGTGACTCCCGATGCGGATCCCGTCTTGCCGTAGCCGGTGGTCATGGCGATGAACTTCATCATGTCCAGCGCGATGTCCTCGTTGCGCCGCGAACCGACGGTGGCGCCTGGCGTTTCGTCCATGAAAACTCCTCCCTGTGAGATAAGGATGAAGGGCTGGTCTGCGCGGGTGTGCGCGGCTCCGCGCCAAGATCAATGCCTGACGATCATACCAAAGGGCATGCGAACAGCCCCGCAGTCACTCGAAACTCGCAACTCGCAACTCGTTACGTCTCGATCCCCACATGGCAAACCCGGCCCACGATGTAATCCGACAACCGTTTTCCTTCCTCGATCGGCAGCACACACACCGGGTACGCCGGGTTGTGGGGGCGCAGCACCAGGTTGCGGCCCGCCAACTCAACGTACTTCACCGTGCAGCCGCCGCAGGCGCGCACCGCGTACATGTTCTGCTCGTGGCGGCGATACGGCTTCAACGAATTGTAATGGCGGTCGATGAGCAACAGCGATCCGGGCAGCATCCGCGGGTACATGCTCATCCCGTCGTGGGCGTCCACCTTCACCAGCACGAAGCGGCGCCAGCCCTGGCGCGGGCTGGCCAGCTCGGCCCGCAGCCGCCGCAGGAACGCCTTCTTGAACTTCAGGATGTCGCGCACCGCCTCGCTGGTGATCACCGGCTCGCCGGCGGCGATCGTCCCCTCCACCAGCAGCACGTTTTCGAACTCGTCTTCGCTGGGCGGCAGGATGGTGGCGCGCTTGCCGAGTTCGGCCGGGTCCAGCAGGTCCAGCACCGAGAGGCGCAGTGCCACCAACACCCGGTCCATCGCCCCCAGGCTGAGCGCCCGCTTGCGGTTCAGAAAGTTGGAGACGTGCGCCTGCTGGAAACCCGCCAGCCGCGCCACTTTCAAGCCGGTCAACTCTCCCGCCGCGATACGCGCCAGCAGCAGTCGCCGGAGCCTCTCCTGCAAGGTGCGGAATTTCATGGAGATTTATCACCGCAATATCATGCAGCTATACATCGCGCAAGTTACCAAAGACAAAAGGAATAGAAATCTTGACAAGGAACTGCAGCAAGCTATATCTTGCAATTCTTCGTATAGCTGACCGAAAAGGTGCAGCGATGTCCGAAATTCCGAGTCCACTTGCGGAAACCGGTTCCATTTCGAGGACGCCGGCCCGCACCGGATCCAACATCTGTTCCGCCGACGAAAATATGTTTCTCGAAATGCGCCGCAAAGTGCAAGAGTCCGAACTACTCTCCTCTGCCACCGAGCGGCTGCTGCTCAAGACGCACTTCAACGGCCGTCTCACCGTCGTCATCCATAACGGTCGCGTTATCAAGTCCGCTTATGAAGAGGGATATTTCCGGAGAAATAACGACCTCGGCAGCGGATAGCGATGCTGGCCGCCGCCGGTCGAGCCGGCAAGACGCCGTTTCCAACTAAATAGCCCAGCAGGTCCACGGTACGATCAACCAGCCCTGCTCCGTCCGGCCCGCGCCGCACGGCAGCAGGGTTTCTTATTATCCAGGAGAACTCATGCATTCCCTTACTACCCTCCCCCACCTCCAACTCAAGTACTGCGAGCGCTGTGGCGGCCTCTGGCTGCGCCCCGATGGGGCCACGATTCCCTACTGTCCCGCTTGCGAGCCCTTCATGGCCGTGCTGCCGCTGCGAAACCCGCGCAACCAGCGCAAGCCGGTGCGTCGCGCCTTGGTTCCTGCCATGGTCTCCATGCTCACGGTGATTTCGGGATGGTGGGTATGACTGACGGTGAGCCTCTGCCAGTCCCTCGCCCTGAAGTTTCCGTCTACCGCGACCACTGCATTGCCCTATTGCGCCGCTATTTTTACATGGCGGTCGAGATCGGACGTCTGCCCGCCCTGCTCGGCCGCGAGTACTTCCGCACGAACGCTCAGGATTATCACGTGCACTCCTTCGAGAACATCGCCATCTTCGTTATTGATGTCGAACGCTGCCTGGACCGCCTCCAACCCTTCGATCAGGATCTGGTGGCGCGTATCGTTTTGCAGGAATACGAAGAAGAGGAGGCGGCCAAGCTGCTGCACTGTGGCCTGCGCACCATCGAGCGCCGTCTGCCCGAAGCGCTCGATGCGCTCACCGAGATGTTTCTGAACAATTCCATGCTCAACACCGCGCAGCGCGTTCCTCACCATGCCATTCTGCCCGCCGAAAAGCAGGTCCATTGTCGCAAGCGCGTTCCTCAACGGGCACGCATCCAGGCTCAAGCCACCGCATCCAGAATCCGCCCCACAGCCGACATTCCCCAACCGCAGAAATTGCTTGTCAAGCCCCCAAATCCGGACAATCCTCTCTATCCTCCCCAAGAGAAAGAAAATATAATTCTTCCGGATGTGGCGGGTTTACCCTCTCGAGTGTGCTATGCTGAATTTATAAGTTGATTAGAAGCAATCTTTCTGAGAGGCGCGCCGGGCAACCGACGCGCTTTTCCTTATTTATGATGAAATTAAAGCAAAGCCTGGCCGACCCGACCCTGGAACTAGAGCCCGGCGGCCCATTGCAGGACGCCCTCACCCAGATTCGGGAAGCGAAGGACAAGATCGTCCATGCCGTCATGCAGAAGGCCGTTGACGACGGCTGCTATCAGCGCGCCAAATGGCCTCTTTGAGTTCGGCGACATTACCCGGGCGGGCCATACTTCGCCGTTGGACCAGATCGCGGACCTGCGTTTGCTTTTGGACCAATTGCAGATTCCGGAATCGCAGGAATGAGTTGCCACCGAATTTTCAGCCAACGTCGTGCCGTAGAATGAATCTATAAAACCTACGTGCTGCACGGGAGCGGCTGATCGCATGGACATGACCTGGGTAACCGACCGCATCGCGGTCGGCGGCGGTATCTGGACGAAGGACAAGATGGAGCAGGTGGCGCGCAGCGGCGTCACTCACATCATTGATATGCAGGTCGAGTTCGACGACACTGCCCTGGCCCAGCCCCACGGCATCCAGGTGCTGTGGAACCCGACCGACGACGATTTCCAGCTGAAGGGCGCGGAAGTGTTTCGGCGCGGCGTCGAGTTCGCGCTCGGCGCCCTGAATGGCGGCCATGGTAATCGGCTGTTCGTCCATTGCGCCGCCGGCGTGCACCGCGCGCCCATGATGACCCTCGGCATCCTTCGAGTCCTCGGTTTTCCGTTGCCCGAGGCCATGGAAATGATCGAGGGCCGCCGCCCGGTGGTAGACTTTGCGGCGGTTTACGTGCGCAGCGTGGAGAACTTCATCCGCGCCTACGAATCCGCTCCGGCCAAATAGGAAACGACCGTGCCCGACGCGCCCGCGCGTGTCCTTAGCCAACGACCAACAACTAGCGACGAATCATTATGACTATGGATACCCGCCGCTTCGTGCGGCTTTTTTGTTGCCTGCTGCTGTTCGGCCATGCTGCCTGGGCCGCCGATCCCGCCAAGACTCTCATCCAGGATACCCTCTATCGCGCGGATGGTTCGCCGGCCGCGGGCACATTGGTGGTCTCTTGGCCGGCCTTTGTCACCGCCGATGGCAAGTCGGTCGCCGCCGGTTCGTTAAGCGTGAAGATCCGTGACGGCGCGGTCAACCTTCCGCTGGTGCCCACCCAGGGCGCCACGCCCGCCGGCACCTATTACAAGGTGATCTTCACCCTCGACAACGGCGCCAGCTCGCAAGAATACTGGTCCGTCCCCAGCAACTCGCCGACCTCCATCTCCGCCATTCGATCTTCGGTTGTGCCCGCCACAGTGGCCCTGCAGGTCGTCTCGCGCGAGTACGTGGATAGCGCCATCGCCGCCGCCGCAGGCACGCCGAGCAACCCGCTGGCGCTGAACAAGGGCGGCACTGGCCAGAGTTCGTGGACCTCGGGGCGCTGCGTGCGCGTCGCCGAAGGCGGCACCCGCCTGGAAACGGCACCCTCCGACTGCAGCGTGGCGACCAGCAATGCCGACATGGTCGATGGGCAGCACGCCAGCAGCTTCCAGGCGACCCTCGCCAACGCTGCCAGCTTGTCCAAGATCGGGGAGGACGGCGGCAATCCGCTGTGGAATGGAGGCGCGTGGCCAGGTGGCGGATCATCAAACGCCACGCAGATTCAGGGCAAGGCGGTGGACAACCCCAACGCGGCCGGGCAGCAGTTAACCTACAACGGCACCAAGTTCGCCGCGCAGGCGCCGGTGTTTATTGACCCGCGCAACTTCACAGTTGGGGGCGTGAATTACACCATCGACTGCACCGGCACGACCGATTCTTATGCCGCCCTGAACGCGCTCTTCAACAACATGTCCGGGCGCAAGGTGATGCTTCCGCTCGGCTCGGATTGCACCGCCCGAACCAACTCCCAGATCGTCGTCTTCGGTCAGACGAGTTTCTACATTGATGGCGGATCACCCACGGGAGGGGTGGGATTCACGCTCTGGGGCTGTCTGGCCGCGGGCACGAGCGTGCTCAAGTTCAACCGATCCGGCAACGGGGTGATCAAAGGGCTGATGATTCGCAATGTCGGTCCCTATTGCTCCTCCACCGCGACCACCGGGATCGAGGTGACGAACACGGGAGGCGGAGGCTACACCGGAACCAGCCTTACTTTCCAGGACAATTCGTTTTTTGGCTATGGCGTCGCCGCCAACTATATCGGCCTCTCCATCGCGGGTATACCGAACTTGGAGGACATGAAGATCCGCGGCAATCACTTCAGCTGTTACGGTTCGAACAGCACCGGCCTCTACATCAGCGGCGGCAACAGCGAAGGAAACATCGTCGAGGAAAACAACATCGGGAACTGCTATTACGGCATCTGGCAGTCCGCCGGTTCCAAGATTCGCAACAATACGTTCGGATATAACGGCTCCTACTCGACCTTCGGCGCGGGCGGCGCAGCCATCCACATTCAGTCGTGCCTCACCAGTCAGTACATCGGCTGGAACAAGGGCACGGAAGGCACCGGCGTATTTCTGGATGTCGCGGCGGCGGCAGGTTGCTATCTGACGTTTGAAGGCAATGATTTTGCCACCAACGACATCGCGCCGAGTACCAGCGCCATCTATGTGTCAGGCCCCATGACGACGCTGCGCAACAACCGCTTCAACACCTACGCCGCGCCCAACCTGCCCAGCAACGCCCCGTTGATCGGCACCCACGACAGCTTGAGCAGTCACGGCGCTCTGATGTCCCTCATGGACGACGGCACCAACCGTTGGGCATGGACATCGGGAACGTTTACCGGATTATTCGACAGCAGGGCTTTCCAGTACGCATCGAAGTACCCCGCACTTGCCGAGACGCAGCCCACGGAAGAGCGCAACTACGATCTGCGATTGGCGCCTCCAGACACTTCGTATGGGCAGCCGTCGCGACTGATTTTCAGGTCGTGGGCCGGCGCCTGGGACGACTAC
Protein-coding regions in this window:
- a CDS encoding S24 family peptidase; this encodes MKFRTLQERLRRLLLARIAAGELTGLKVARLAGFQQAHVSNFLNRKRALSLGAMDRVLVALRLSVLDLLDPAELGKRATILPPSEDEFENVLLVEGTIAAGEPVITSEAVRDILKFKKAFLRRLRAELASPRQGWRRFVLVKVDAHDGMSMYPRMLPGSLLLIDRHYNSLKPYRRHEQNMYAVRACGGCTVKYVELAGRNLVLRPHNPAYPVCVLPIEEGKRLSDYIVGRVCHVGIET
- a CDS encoding dual specificity protein phosphatase family protein; this encodes MDMTWVTDRIAVGGGIWTKDKMEQVARSGVTHIIDMQVEFDDTALAQPHGIQVLWNPTDDDFQLKGAEVFRRGVEFALGALNGGHGNRLFVHCAAGVHRAPMMTLGILRVLGFPLPEAMEMIEGRRPVVDFAAVYVRSVENFIRAYESAPAK